From the Hylaeus volcanicus isolate JK05 chromosome 4, UHH_iyHylVolc1.0_haploid, whole genome shotgun sequence genome, one window contains:
- the LOC128874605 gene encoding uncharacterized protein LOC128874605 has protein sequence MRAFMIVVLAATAMARPEAGYSYSQPSSSYGAPGGTGGGGGLGGGLGGGLGGGLGGGHGGGLGGGLGGGLGGGLGGGLGGGLGGGFGGGFGGGFGGGFGGGAGGGGGGGGGGGGFGGGSLIQKHIYVHVPPPEAPEERPLRPIAPPAPAQKHYKIIFIKAPTPPTPTAPVIPALPQQDEQKTLIYVLVKKPEEAPEINLPTIAPTQPSKPEVYFIKYKTQKEVTSGGGGGIGGGLGGGLGGGLGGGLGGGLGGGLGGGLGGGLDGHGSGSTGIGGSGPSGPSSNYGPPGGSGPY, from the exons ATGAGGGCATTCATG ATCGTGGTGCTCGCCGCAACGGCGATGGCGCGACCGGAAGCTGGCTACTCTTACTCCCAACCGAGCTCTAGCTATGGAGCACCAGGTGGAACCGGAGGAGGAGGTGGCCTCGGAGGTGGCCTCGGAGGTGGCCTCGGAGGTGGCCTCGGCGGTGGACATGGCGGAGGATTAGGCGGAGGACTGGGCGGAGGCCTCGGAGGTGGACTCGGGGGTGGACTCGGTGGCGGACTCGGTGGTGGATTCGGCGGCGGATTCGGAGGTGGCTTCGGAGGAGGCTTCGGTGGCGGTGCTGGcggtggtggcggtggcggcggtggcggcggcggctTCGGCGGTGGATCCCTCATCCAGAAGCACATCTACGTCCACGTACCACCACCAGAAGCACCGGAAGAAAGGCCGCTGAGACCCATCGCGCCACCAGCGCCAGCTCAGAAACACTACAAGATCATCTTCATCAAGGCGCCTACTCCCCCGACTCCAACCGCACCTGTCATTCCTGCTCTTCCTCAGCAAGACGAACAGAAGACGTTGATCTACGTGTTGGTTAAGAAGCCCGAAGAAGCGCCAGAAATCAACCTACCTACAATCGCGCCGACGCAACCCAGCAAACCGGAAGTTTACTTCATCAAATACAAGACGCAG AAAGAAGTCACGTCCGGAGGTGGTGGTGGAATCGGCGGAGGACTCGGCGGAGGACTCGGCGGAGGACTCGGCGGTGGTCTCGGAGGTGGACTCGGCGGTGGTCTTGGAGGTGGACTCGGCGGTGGTCTGGATGGACACGGCAGTGGTTCCACTGGCATCGGTGGTAGCGGGCCGAGCGGACCCAGCTCGAACTACGGGCCCCCCGGCGGATCAGGGCCTTACTAG